In Caloramator sp. E03, the sequence TTGGTGCTGATGTAATTCTTGATCTGCCTAAAGTTCCATATAGAGAAACTATAAGAAAGACATCGGACGTACAGGGAAAATATAAAAAGCAATCAGGTGGGCATGGACAGTATGGAGATGTTGTTATAAAATTTGAACCACAGTATGAAACTGAAGATTTGGTATTTGTTGACCAAATAGTTGGTGGAGTAGTTCCAAGACAATACATCCCAGCTGTTGAAAAGGGACTTAGAGAAGCAATTAAAAAGGGTGTTCTTGCAGGATACCCAGTTATTAACCTTAAGGCAACCCTTCATTATGGTTCTTATCATCCCGTTGATTCATCAGAAATGGCTTTTAAGACTGCAGCATCTTTAGCATATAAAAAGGGCATGAAAGAAGCAGACCCAGTTCTTTTAGAGCCTATAATGCATATGGAGATAATAGTTCCTGATGAATATATGGGAGATATAATAGGAGATATTAATAAAAGGCGCGGTAGAGTTCTTGGCATGGAACCAAAGGATGGAATGCAGGTTGTAATTGCAGAAGTTCCAATGGCAGAAATCTTTAAGTATGCAACAGATTTACGCTCAATGACTCAGGCAAGAGGTTCCTTTACAATGAGGTTTGAAAGATACGAAGAAGTTCCTGCAAATATTAGTCAAAAGATTATAGAAAATGCTCAAAAAGAAGAAGAAGAGGAAGAATGATTTTTGCCCCTATTTGGGGCTTTTTTTTATATAAATTTACCGAACCTACATTAATTTAACTTTAATATTTAAATGATTATTTGCAGAAAATAATTATAGGCTCATCCATAAGGGAGGTAAAATTTATGTCAGACTACAGAATAAATTTTGGTACAACAATAGGTCCTGCCGATATAAATAAATTATATGGCATGCTTGAGATAATAGGAGATAATGATAGCCTTAATATAGTATTAGAGTCCGCTGATGCACATCAGACAGATAGAATAATGAAAATACTTGATGATAATGATTTCTATGCAACAACTAAAGGCTCTAATGACGGATACCATTATAATATTACTGCAAGGAGGAGAACTTAAAATGAAAAGCAAAAATCATCGAAAGTTAAAAAGAGTTGATCATATTGATGTAGTTAAAGCAGATTTTTTGAATATTGATAATAAATATAAAGATAATAAAGCAAAGGATGTCGATGTAGGTATCAATAATATGGGGCTTAGATAGGAGTCAGAAGTATAAACGCTTCTGACTTTTATTATTGATATAATATATTATAATATGATATAATTATTAATAATTATAACCAGGTATTAATATTAGGTTTTATTGGAGGATGCTATGGAATTAAAAGATATAAAAGAAATTATAAGGGAAATTGATTCAAGTAGTATTTCAGAATTTGAATTTCAAAAAGATAATATAAGGATTGTTATTAAAAGGAATAATACAGTTAAATATGTTAATTATGATCTGCCCAAAGAGGAAAGTTTATTTTTAGTTGCAGAAGATAAGGATAATGACGAAAAAGACACACTTAATGATATTTATATAATTAAATCTCCAATTGTTGGTACTTTCTATTCAGCACCAAATCCTGAGGCAAAACCTTATGTTACTGTAGGAAGCAAGGTTAAAAAGGGAGATGTCCTTTGTATTGTAGAAGCAATGAAACTTATGAATGAAATAACTTCAGATGTTGATGGAGAAATAGTAGAGATTATGGTTCAAAATGGCAGCTTTATAGAATACGGTCAGCCTCTATTTGGGGTAAGGAAGGTGTAGCTATGTTTAAAAGAGTATTGATTGCAAATAGAGGTGAAATTGCAGTAAGGATAATAAGAGCATGTAAAGAAATGGGGATAGAAACTGTTTCAGTATATTCAGAAGCCGATAAGGATGCTATGCATGTTTATCTTGCAGATAAGGCAGTTTGTGTTGGTCCAACGGAATCAAAAAAAAGTTATCTTAATATCCCGGCAATAATTACTGCTGCAAAACTTACAGGGGCACAGGCGATACATCCGGGTTTTGGATTTTTGTCGGAAAATGCAAAGTTTGCATCTTTATGCAAAATGGCTGATATTAAATTTATAGGTCCCTGTAGTAAGGCAATAGAACTTATGGGTGATAAAGCAACAGCAAGAGAAACTATGAAAAAAGCAGGAGTTCCTGTTGTACCGGGTTCAGAAGGTAAATTATACTCTGCAGAAGAGGCTAAAAAAATAGCAGATAGTATAGGTTATCCAGTTATGATAAAGGCATCAAGTGGCGGAGGAGGCAGAGGTATGAGAATCGTCAATGATGAGAGCGAGTTTATTAAACTATTTAACCTTTGCCAGCAAGAATCTAAAATTGCTTTTAATGATGATGCCATGTATATAGAAAAGTATATTGTAAATCCAAGACATATTGAATTCCAAATACTTGCAGATAGCTTTGGTAAAATATTATATCTTGGTGAGAGGGATTGTACTCTACAAAGGAGGAATCAAAAGGTTATTGAGGAAGCACCTTCTATAATACTTGATGATGACTTGAGAAAGAAAATGGGTGAGGCTGCAATTAAAGCTGCCAAAGCTTGTAACTATGAAAATGCAGGTACAGTTGAGTTTTTACTTGATAAAAATAAAAATTTCTATTTTATGGAAATGAATACAAGAGTCCAAGTGGAACATCCTGTTACTGAAATGGTCACAGGAATAGATATTATAAAGGAACAGATAAAAATAGCTTCAGGAAAGGCATTAGAATATTCTCAGGAGGATATAAAAATTAGTGGTCATGCTATAGAGTGCAGGATAAATGCTGAAAATCCAAAGCTAAACTTTAGACCAAGTCCTGGTAAAGTTACAGCATTCCATACTCCTGGTGGCTTTGGAGTAAGAGTTGATAGTGCTGTATATCAGGATTATGTAATACCTCCATTTTATGATTCTATGATTGCAAAGCTTATAGTACACGGTAAAGATAGAAATGAGGCAATAGAAAAGATGAAAGTTGCCCTATATCAGTTTATAAT encodes:
- a CDS encoding acetyl-CoA carboxylase biotin carboxylase subunit; its protein translation is MFKRVLIANRGEIAVRIIRACKEMGIETVSVYSEADKDAMHVYLADKAVCVGPTESKKSYLNIPAIITAAKLTGAQAIHPGFGFLSENAKFASLCKMADIKFIGPCSKAIELMGDKATARETMKKAGVPVVPGSEGKLYSAEEAKKIADSIGYPVMIKASSGGGGRGMRIVNDESEFIKLFNLCQQESKIAFNDDAMYIEKYIVNPRHIEFQILADSFGKILYLGERDCTLQRRNQKVIEEAPSIILDDDLRKKMGEAAIKAAKACNYENAGTVEFLLDKNKNFYFMEMNTRVQVEHPVTEMVTGIDIIKEQIKIASGKALEYSQEDIKISGHAIECRINAENPKLNFRPSPGKVTAFHTPGGFGVRVDSAVYQDYVIPPFYDSMIAKLIVHGKDRNEAIEKMKVALYQFIIDGVDNNIDFLINLLNSDDVKNNEYDTSYIETWLKKLGE
- the accB gene encoding acetyl-CoA carboxylase biotin carboxyl carrier protein, whose product is MELKDIKEIIREIDSSSISEFEFQKDNIRIVIKRNNTVKYVNYDLPKEESLFLVAEDKDNDEKDTLNDIYIIKSPIVGTFYSAPNPEAKPYVTVGSKVKKGDVLCIVEAMKLMNEITSDVDGEIVEIMVQNGSFIEYGQPLFGVRKV